A region of Paractinoplanes abujensis DNA encodes the following proteins:
- a CDS encoding aminotransferase class V-fold PLP-dependent enzyme → MDTPMLRRLREGSIGTGATLDGPYGPRRVTYADQTASGQALDFIEDYIRRTVLTGYANTHTEASSTGAQTGALREQARAIIHRAVGGGPDDVVLFCGSGSTMAVNKLVALLGLRIPEKLDERYALTDRIPPAARPVVFVGPYEHHSNVLPWRESVADVVEIGSDERGHPDLGDLRRALEAYGKRPLLIGSFSAASNVTGLITDVAAISALLREHGALSVWDYAAGGPYLPISMAGKDAIFLSPHKFPGGPQTPGVLVVGKHLLATRVPTVPGGGTVAFVDPDSHRYLDDPVAREEGGTPAIVESIRAGLVFGVKQTVGAETIAAQEHRLWQRARERWAGEPRIEILGDLESDRLPIVSFQIRAGEHYLHHNFVVALLNDLFGIQARGGCSCAGPYGHRLLGIGPELSRRFSSEIEAGWEGIKPGWSRLNFAYFLSDAVADYLTSAVSLIAAGGARLLTDYRFNPMTGQWRHLAAKEAQPSLADLQLGHDGTVTQPGGPATVGEEALPGYLDRARELMASRPEPADGGALLPENFEKLRWFLLPSECLS, encoded by the coding sequence ATGGACACACCGATGCTGCGGCGGCTGCGCGAGGGCTCGATCGGCACGGGCGCGACGCTCGACGGGCCGTACGGTCCGCGCCGGGTCACCTACGCCGACCAGACCGCGTCGGGGCAGGCGCTCGACTTCATCGAGGACTACATCCGCCGTACGGTCCTGACCGGCTACGCGAACACGCACACCGAGGCCTCCTCGACCGGGGCCCAGACCGGCGCGCTGCGTGAACAGGCCCGCGCGATCATCCACCGGGCGGTCGGCGGCGGCCCCGACGACGTGGTGCTCTTCTGCGGCTCCGGGTCGACCATGGCCGTCAACAAGCTGGTCGCGCTGCTCGGCCTGCGTATCCCGGAGAAGCTCGACGAGCGGTACGCGCTGACCGACCGGATCCCGCCGGCCGCGCGCCCTGTCGTGTTCGTCGGGCCCTACGAGCACCACTCCAACGTGCTGCCCTGGCGCGAATCGGTCGCCGACGTGGTCGAGATCGGCAGCGACGAGCGCGGCCACCCCGATCTCGGCGACCTGCGCCGCGCCCTGGAGGCGTACGGGAAAAGGCCTTTGCTGATCGGCAGCTTCAGTGCGGCCTCCAATGTGACCGGACTGATCACCGACGTCGCCGCGATCTCGGCGCTGCTGCGGGAGCACGGCGCTCTGTCCGTCTGGGACTACGCGGCGGGCGGGCCCTACCTGCCGATCAGCATGGCCGGCAAGGACGCGATCTTCCTGTCGCCGCACAAGTTCCCCGGCGGGCCGCAGACCCCCGGCGTGCTGGTCGTCGGCAAGCACCTGCTGGCCACCCGGGTGCCCACGGTCCCGGGCGGCGGCACGGTGGCCTTCGTCGACCCTGACAGCCACCGCTACCTCGACGACCCGGTGGCGCGCGAGGAGGGCGGCACCCCGGCCATCGTGGAGTCGATCCGGGCCGGTCTGGTGTTCGGGGTCAAGCAGACGGTCGGGGCCGAGACGATCGCGGCCCAGGAGCACCGGCTGTGGCAGCGGGCGCGCGAGCGCTGGGCGGGGGAGCCGCGCATCGAGATCCTGGGCGACCTCGAAAGCGACCGGCTGCCGATCGTGTCGTTCCAGATCCGGGCAGGCGAGCACTACCTGCATCACAACTTCGTGGTCGCGCTGCTCAACGACCTGTTCGGCATCCAGGCGCGCGGTGGCTGCTCCTGCGCCGGTCCGTACGGGCATCGCCTGCTCGGCATCGGGCCCGAGCTCTCGCGCCGGTTCTCCAGCGAGATCGAGGCCGGCTGGGAGGGCATCAAACCGGGCTGGTCCCGGCTCAACTTCGCGTATTTCCTCTCCGACGCGGTTGCCGACTACTTGACGTCGGCGGTGTCCCTCATCGCCGCCGGTGGCGCGCGCCTGCTCACCGACTACCGCTTCAACCCGATGACGGGCCAGTGGCGGCACCTGGCGGCCAAGGAGGCCCAGCCGTCCCTGGCCGACCTGCAGCTGGGCCACGACGGCACGGTCACCCAGCCCGGCGGCCCGGCCACGGTGGGGGAGGAGGCCCTGCCCGGCTACCTGGACCGTGCCCGCGAGCTGATGGCCTCGCGCCCCGAACCGGCCGACGGAGGCGCGCTGCTCCCCGAGAACTTCGAGAAGCTGCGCTGGTTCCTGCTCCCGTCCGAGTGCCTGAGCTAG
- a CDS encoding GerMN domain-containing protein, producing the protein MRWARVITATAAFLLGGCGVDAQDEPHAVSLPRHALTSPGPGTAEPVGEVAQVICLVRDDKLVQQVRRTQAYPTPQAQLNSLVTGPTARERNAGLSTRWSGLVLSARGITGSAATVEVPDADEDSARSGESLAFGQIVCTLTARPDVAEVRFVRDGQPLDVPLPDGTLTGAALRSSDYDDIMQPG; encoded by the coding sequence ATGCGCTGGGCACGGGTGATCACGGCGACGGCCGCTTTCCTGCTGGGCGGCTGCGGGGTCGACGCCCAGGACGAGCCGCACGCCGTCAGCCTGCCCCGGCACGCGCTGACCAGCCCCGGCCCCGGCACGGCGGAACCGGTCGGCGAGGTGGCCCAGGTGATCTGCCTGGTCCGCGACGACAAGCTGGTGCAGCAGGTGCGCCGCACCCAGGCCTACCCCACGCCCCAGGCCCAGCTGAACAGCCTGGTCACCGGGCCCACCGCGCGGGAACGCAACGCGGGGCTGAGCACCCGGTGGTCCGGGCTGGTGCTCAGCGCGCGGGGGATCACCGGTTCGGCGGCCACGGTGGAGGTGCCCGACGCCGACGAGGACAGCGCCCGCAGCGGCGAGTCGCTCGCGTTCGGACAGATCGTCTGCACCCTGACCGCCCGCCCGGACGTCGCCGAGGTGCGGTTCGTCCGCGACGGGCAACCGCTCGACGTGCCCCTGCCGGACGGCACCCTCACCGGCGCCGCCCTGCGCAGCAGCGACTACGACGACATCATGCAGCCCGGCTAG